CATCAAGGAAAACGTCGACGCCATCTTTTCCGGCGCCGGCCTGCCCCTGGACCTGCCCTCCTACCTGACCGAAGGCTCGAAAACCAAACTCGTGCCCATCGTGTCCTCGGCCCGGGCGGCGGTCATCCTCTGCAAGAAATGGCTCTCGCGCTTCGGCCGCACCCCCGACGCCTTCGTGGTCGAAGGCCCCCTGGCCGGCGGGCACCTGGGTTTCAAACCCGACCAGATCGACCACCCCGACTTCGGCCTGGAAAAACTCGTCGGCGAAGTGATCAAGGGCGTCGCCCCCTACACCGCCCCCAACGGCGCGCCCATCCCCATCATCGCCGCCGGCGGCGTCTACACCGGGGAGGATATCCACCGCTTCATGAAGCTCGGCGCGGCCGGCGTGCAGCTCGGTACCCGCTTCGTCGCCACCCACGAATGCGACGCCGACCAGGCCTTCAAACAACGCTACGTCGAGGCCACCAGAGAGGATGTCGTCATCATCAAAAGCCCCGTGGGCATGCCCGGACGCGCCATCCACAACGAATTCCTCGACCAGGCCGCCCTGGGCGAAAAAACACCCCAACGCTGCCCCTACCGCTGCATCCATACCTGCGATTACCAAAAAGCCCCCTACTGCATCACCCTGGCCCTGGCCAACGCCAAGAAAGGCCG
Above is a genomic segment from Solidesulfovibrio sp. containing:
- a CDS encoding nitronate monooxygenase, translated to MSFPSLTIGDLSIARAIIQGGMGVGISLSGLASAVAAAGGFGVISAAGIGMNEPDFASDYIIANNRALAGEIRKARATTTGAIGVNIMVAMANFADLVRTAIKENVDAIFSGAGLPLDLPSYLTEGSKTKLVPIVSSARAAVILCKKWLSRFGRTPDAFVVEGPLAGGHLGFKPDQIDHPDFGLEKLVGEVIKGVAPYTAPNGAPIPIIAAGGVYTGEDIHRFMKLGAAGVQLGTRFVATHECDADQAFKQRYVEATREDVVIIKSPVGMPGRAIHNEFLDQAALGEKTPQRCPYRCIHTCDYQKAPYCITLALANAKKGRFKHGFAFAGQNAWRIDRIMAVAELFEELLSQYAAAETAAMA